The DNA sequence CATGATGTCAAGTACAATACCGCCTTTAAACGCGCCACGGGTTATTTTACCCGTCATCTGATCAAAAAAAGCCAGATGGTGATCACGCCGTCGGAATATTTCAAAGCCGAGCTTCTGCGCCGGTTTTCCATCGATCCGGATCGAGTGAGCGTGTGCCACCCGGGAGGAATCGACCTGGAAGTCTTTCACCCGGCGCTTCGGCCGGAGGAACTGAAGAATCCTGATATCCGAAGAATCGGCTATTGCGGGCGGATTGTTGAGGGGAAGGGCTGGCAGGTGCTACTGGAAGCCTTTTTAACAATTGCCCGGGAGGAGCGGTTCCGGGATCTGAACCTGGTGTTTGCCGGTACCGGCGCAGATGACGATCGGCTGCTGTCAAAAATACAGGGGATTCCGGATGCGGCGGTCAGAAATCGGGTCCAGGTGCTGGGGGCTTTGAATTCCGAGGAGCTGGCGAAATTCTATCGAAGTCTGGATGTGTTTGTTTTCCCGACCAGCTACGATGAGTCTCTGGGGCTGGTTGGCATTGAAAGCCTGGCCTGCGGCACCCCGGTAATTGCTTCGGCACTGGGGGGAATCCGTGAATATCTGGTCGAGGGAGTAAACGGCTTCCTGATTCCCAGCCTGAATCCTCAGGCTCTGGCCCAGGCTTTGGATCGGTATCTGATCCTGCCGGCACAGGAACAGGCGCTGTACAAATTCAGCGCTGCCCGCAGTGTCGAGCGCTACGGAACAAAAAATGTTGCCGAAAAGCTGGATCAGCTGGTGAAAAGCCTGGTTACCGAAAAGCAGAGGTCATAGGATGAACAAAATCTTGAAATCAGTCATGAAGGCAACTTTTCGGCTGCTCCTGCTGCTGCCGGCTTTTCTGTGGTTACTGAATCTCTCGATTCACCGGCCGGATCTCGCCAACATCAACCGGGAGATTCTATCCGCTCAGTTTTATACCGACATTACGAGCCAGATGGTTCCCTTCCTGGATCAGGGCGATGTTCTGGGCTTTGCCATGACGTCCCGGTATGCCTACCGGTTTCCTTCGGATTCTCCCGCCCGGCTGATCCACTCGGATTCCGTGGGAGAAGACCTGAAGCAGATTCTTCCGGTGGCAGATGGCTATGTCATTGCCACCCAGGAAAATGGTCTGCGCTATCAGTCGATTCAGCTGTTCCACTATGAGCCCCAGAGCCGGAAAGTCACGCAATTTGGCGATCCCAGGCTCGTTCAGGGGGACTTTTACGGAAATTTGATCGTGAAAGACGGCTGGATCTATTTTTGGTTTTTTGAACCCTCCGGCAATCTGTTTACCGCCGCTTACGACGGGAAGGAAATGACCGTACATAAACTGCCCGGTACCATTGATTTTTCAAAGGACGAGATTGGATTTAATCTGGCGTCTCCCAAGCTGGTCAACCGGCCAGTGCTCGAAATTCGACGGGGCGGGGCCATCGAATACTACTATCTGAATCAGGCGCTGGCGCCCAGAGCCGGCGGCCCCTGGGACGATCTGCAACAGGCTGAGGCCCGGAGTCTCTTTCAGCAGATCCTGGCGGATGACGCCGTGCAGAGGATCTGGCTGGCCGGACCTTACCTGGCAGCTGTCACAACGGATACGCTGTCTCTGTATGGAGCAGAACGAGTGAATCTGATCGAACAGGGTTCTCTGTATGATTCTCAAATTCACCGGATCAGTTATCGGGAGGATCAGCTGGAAGTGCTGCCATCACCTGAGGCTTCTATCCAGAAACAGCGTCTGATGGCAGATTACAGCCAACGCGGACTGGACGCCCAGGCTAGATTCCAGACATCCCTGAATCAGGTGGAATGGGTCGATTACATCAAGTCGGCTACTTCACTGGGGCTGATGCTGCTTCAGGCTGCCGTCTTCTATGTCTGGTACCGGGTGACGCGAAATTCTGAGAGGGTCGGACAATGATTCAATGGAAAGATCTGAAAGAAATATTTCTGAATGAGAGTCAGCCGGTCCTGAGTCTTTTCTACCAGTTAACCCTGGTGCTGGTACTTTGGTCAGTCAATCCCCAAAGCCTCTACTACAGCTGGAAGGTATGGGGCGGTCTGATGCTGCTCTGGCTTGGCCTGGCGGTATGGGCCACCGGTGGGGACGTGATCCGGCAGTTTTTCAGCAGAAGGATCTGGATCCTGATGCTGTGGCCCCTCTACAATCTGGTCATGAGCACTTTGGGGGTCGGCGCGTTCTACAACCGCCAGATTTCCATTGCGTTCACGATGCTGATTCCGTGCTGGTTTTTTCTGTTCCGCCGTACCCGGGAGATGACTCTGATCGCCAAACTGGCAGTCGGGTACATCGGTCTGATCGCGGTGGTTTCACTGACACAGTTCTTTTTCACGCCCAATATTGCCCGGGATCTGGCAGGGATTGAAAAAGGGTATTTCCGCGCCAGTCCGCTGCTGGGCAATTTCCATACGGTCTATGAGGCGATTCCTCTGACTGTTTTACTAGCCGGCGGCCTGCTCCTGATTCAGGAGAAAAGGCAGCGAATGGCAGCTATGGTTCTGGCACTGGCCTTATCTGCCTTCGTCCTGCTGTCCCAGTATGACATTGCCATGCTCACGCTGGTGCTGTATCTGGGGGG is a window from the Clostridiaceae bacterium HFYG-1003 genome containing:
- a CDS encoding glycosyltransferase family 4 protein, producing the protein MKILMISPIYPKPGAATQGIYVHRIYQLYRQLGYEVDLLIYESGSSKVQKLKAQFRFLTEISRRLRRGDYDIVNVQYPFLAAIPFRFIRSRAPIITSVHGHDVKYNTAFKRATGYFTRHLIKKSQMVITPSEYFKAELLRRFSIDPDRVSVCHPGGIDLEVFHPALRPEELKNPDIRRIGYCGRIVEGKGWQVLLEAFLTIAREERFRDLNLVFAGTGADDDRLLSKIQGIPDAAVRNRVQVLGALNSEELAKFYRSLDVFVFPTSYDESLGLVGIESLACGTPVIASALGGIREYLVEGVNGFLIPSLNPQALAQALDRYLILPAQEQALYKFSAARSVERYGTKNVAEKLDQLVKSLVTEKQRS